One window of the Vigna radiata var. radiata cultivar VC1973A chromosome 1, Vradiata_ver6, whole genome shotgun sequence genome contains the following:
- the LOC106756778 gene encoding protein HEAT INTOLERANT 4 — translation MRKGTKRKTKQQQEAKQDAAEDNKPRAKRAKTSKPQSEPEYFEDKRNLEDLWKETFPVGTEWDQLDTVYQFKWDFSNLENAFEEGGVLYEKKVYLFGCTEPQLVTFKGESKVVCVPAVVAVVSPFPPSDKIGINSVQREAEEIIPMKQMKMDWVPYIPLEDRDSQVDRLKSQIFILSCNQRRSALKHLKLDRLKKYEYCLPYFYQPFKEDELEQSTEVPIIFPAEPKPVFCEFDWELDELEEFTDKLVEEEELSEDQKDAFKEFVKERVREAKKANREARESRKKAIEEMSEETKAAFESMRFYKFYPVQSPDAPDVSNVKSPFINRYYGKAHEVL, via the exons ATGAGGAAGGGGACTAAGAGGAAGACGAAACAGCAGCAAGAAGCCAAACAGGACGCAGCCGAAGACAACAAGCCTCGAGCTAAACGAGCCAAAACCTCCAAGCCTCAATCCGAGCCTGAGTACTTCGAAGATAAGCGCAACTTG GAAGATTTGTGGAAGGAAACATTCCCCGTTGGAACTGAG TGGGACCAATTGGATACCGTGTATCAATTCAAGTGGGATTTCTCAAATCTAGAA AATGCGTTTGAAGAGGGTGGCGTGTTGTATGAGAAGAAAGTTTACCTATTTGGTTGTACTGAGC CTCAACTCGTCACGTTCAAAGGGGAAAGCAAAGTTGTCTGCGTACCTGCTGTAGTAGCT GTTGTATCACCTTTCCCACCATCtgataaaattggaataaacTCAGTCCAAAGAGAGGCTGAAGAGATAATTCCCATGAAGCAGATGAAAATGGACTGGGTTCCATATATTCCCTTGGAGGATCG AGATAGCCAAGTGGACAGGTTAAAATCCCAAATATTTATCTTGAGCTGCAACCAGAGAAG GTCTGCTTTAAAACACCTGAAGTtggatagattaaaaaaatatgaatactGCTTGCCTT ATTTCTATCAGCCATTTAAGGAAGATGAACTTGAACAGAGCACTGAAGTTCCTATAATATTTCCTGCTGAGCCAAAGCCG GTCTTCTGTGAATTTGATTGGGAATTAGATGAACTTGAG GAGTTTACCGATAAACTTGTTGAGGAGGAGGAGTTATCAGAAGATCAAAAGGATGCATTCAAG gaATTTGTCAAGGAAAGGGTTCGTGAAGCAAAGAAGGCTAATAGAGAG GCAAGGGAGTCTCGGAAAAAGGCCATTGAAGAAATGAGTGAGGAAACTAAAGCTGCATTTGAGTCTATGAGATTTTACAAGTTCTACCCTGTTCAATCTCCAGATGCACCAGATGTATCAAATGTTAAG TCTCCATTCATTAACAGGTATTACGGAAAGGCTCATGAGGTTCTGTGA
- the LOC106772231 gene encoding uncharacterized protein LOC106772231: protein MWETTMAYSPLLPKPYYYHYQHERCFKINLPKWTRASSAAPGVDLNTLQSAISKKDSDSVKEALNQLGEVGWAKKWSSQPYVSRRTTSLRELTSLGIKNAENLAIPSVRNDAAFLFTVVGTTGFFGVLAGQLPGDWGFFVPYLIGSISLVVLAVGSISPGLLQAAISSFSSFFPDYQERITRHEAAHFLIAYLLGLPILDYSLDIGKEHVNLIDERLEKLIYSGQLDSKELDRLAVVSMAGLAAEGLTYDKVVGQSADLFTLQRFINRTKPPLSKDQQQNLTRWAVLFAASLLKNNKVLHEALMEAMAKKASVLECIETIENAA from the exons ATGTGGGAGACAACCATGGCTTACTCACCCCTTCTTCCCAAACCCTATTATTACCATTATCAACATGAAAGATGTTTCAAGATCAACCTCCCAAAATGGACAAGAGCTTCCTCTGCTGCTCCTGGAGTCGACCTCAACACACTCCAATCTGCCATTTCCAAG AAAGACAGTGATTCTGTTAAAGAGGCACTTAATCAGCTAGGTGAAGTTGGTTGGGCCAAGAAATGGAGTTCTCAGCCATATGTTTCACGTCGTACG ACATCACTGCGAGAGCTGACAAGTCTAGGAATAAAAAACGCAGAGAACCTTGCAATTCCCAGTGTTAGAAACGAT GCagcttttcttttcactgtGGTTGGAACAACGGGATTTTTTGGTGTTCTGGCTGGGCAGCTTCCCGGG GACTGGGGTTTTTTTGTTCCATACTTGATTGGGAGTATTTCCTTAGTGGTTTTGGCTGTGGGTAGCATATCACCAGG GCTTCTCCAAGCTGCTATTAGCAGCTTCTCATCGTTTTTTCCTGATTATCAAGAGAGGATTACCAGACATGAAGCAGCTCACTTTTTGA TTGCTTATCTCCTTGGCTTACCCATTTTGGACTATTCACTGGATATTGGGAAAGAACATGTCAATCTCATTGATGAGAGGCTTGAAAAGCTTATCTATAGCGGTCAGCTTGATTCTAAAGAGCTAGATAG ATTAGCTGTTGTATCAATGGCTGGACTGGCAGCAGAAGGTTTAACATATGACAAGGTGGTTGGTCAATCTGCTGATCTTTTCACTCTACAG AGATTTATTAACAGAACGAAGCCACCACTCAGCAAAGATCAGCAACAAAATCTCACAAGATGGGCT GTTCTATTTGCTGCTTCCCTCTTGAAAAACAACAAGGTGCTTCATGAAGCCTTGATGGAAGCAATGGCAAAGAAGGCAAGCGTATTGGAGTGCATTGAGACAATCGAAAATGCAGCATAG
- the LOC106767363 gene encoding nuclear transcription factor Y subunit B-1-like: MTGKRNQTPTTSTPTTTISPVGSPTSGNISDSSSKEQDRFLPIANVSRIMKRALPPNAKISKEAKETVQECVSEFISFITGEASDKCQREKRKTINGDDLLWAMTTLGFENYVGPLKLYLNNYRETEGEKSSMAKQEEHSPTHQTNDGVPELNKLPHSAATKPDFNSFTAGFYSVGPQLTPPKSFTDIGGINGYRDTSMNSVIAQSAVSADQDASGNRIMPSNLRYRVEW, from the coding sequence ATGACAGGGAAGAGAAACCAGacaccaacaacatcaacaccaacaacaacaatcaGTCCGGTGGGAAGTCCAACTTCTGGTAACATCTCAGACAGCTCCTCAAAAGAACAAGACAGGTTCCTCCCCATAGCCAACGTTAGCCGCATCATGAAAAGGGCACTCCCTCCCAATGCCAAAATCTCAAAGGAAGCTAAAGAAACAGTTCAAGAGTGTGTGTCTGAGTTCATCAGCTTCATCACCGGTGAGGCCTCAGACAAGTGCcagagagaaaagaggaagacCATCAACGGTGATGATCTTCTCTGGGCCATGACAACCCTAGGATTTGAGAACTACGTTGGACCCTTGAAGCTCTACCTCAACAACTACAGGGAAACTGAGGGAGAAAAGAGTTCCATGGCCAAACAAGAAGAACACTCTCCAACACATCAAACCAATGATGGGGTGCCTGAACTCAACAAGCTGCCTCATTCTGCTGCAACAAAACCAGACTTCAACTCTTTCACTGCTGGTTTCTATTCTGTGGGGCCTCAATTAACACCTCCAAAGAGCTTCACAGATATTGGAGGAATCAACGGTTATAGAGACACCTCCATGAACAGTGTCATTGCTCAAAGTGCGGTCAGTGCTGATCAAGATGCAAGTGGTAATAGAATAATGCCATCCAACCTACGTTATAGGGTTGAATGGTAG
- the LOC106772243 gene encoding stress enhanced protein 2, chloroplastic, whose protein sequence is MASAATTRVTHCELRPARPAVRGREPSGPVQVTIPKPKAVEAEGTNANIVLQPRLCTLRSYGSDRFGVIKAPRDGGDDVSPFFAALSDYIESSKKSQDFEIISGRLAMMVFAGTVAMEVVTGNSVFRKMDIEGITEAGGVCLGAVTSAALFAWFSSARNRVGRIFSVSCNAFIDSVIDQIVDGLFYEGDPTDWPDQP, encoded by the exons atggCATCTGCTGCTACTACACGTGTGACGCACTGTGAGCTGCGGCCGGCGAGACCGGCGGTTCGGGGAAGAGAACCGAGCGGTCCGGTTCAGGTGACGATCCCCAAACCGAAAGCGGTGGAGGCAGAAGGCACAAACGCGAACATCGTCTTGCAGCCACGGTTGTGTACTCTGAGATCGTACGGTTCGGATCGATTTGGTGTCATAAAGGCTCCCAGGGACGGTGGCGATGACGTCTCACCCTTCTTCGCCGCGCTTTCTGACTACATCGAGAGCTCTAAGAAGAGTCAAGATTTTGAGATCATATCTGGTCGTCTGGCAATG ATGGTGTTTGCAGGAACAGTGGCAATGGAAGTGGTGACAGGGAACTCTGTGTTCAGAAAGATGGATATTGAAGGAATCACTGAAGCGGGTGGGGTGTGTTTGGGTGCTGTAACTTCTGCAGCCCTGTTTGCATGGTTCTCCAGTGCCCGAAACAGAGTCGGTCGAATCTTCTCTGTCAGCTGCAACGCATTCATCGACTCCGTAATTGACCAAATCGTCGATGGTCTCTTCTATGAAGGAGACCCTACTGATTGGCCTGATCAACCCTGa
- the LOC106767112 gene encoding uncharacterized protein LOC106767112, with protein MLDFGEGLTLENLSVPWLIWIQLLVLLLLLALLFGFSIIALDPSHHSIAPTASTIQQQQQQPSNYHSTAVTNRLQTTRENASIKGEIVSNGSREIVREEIAEGESSTSSLYFLHPCYYFNLAKKAFLKCLGHDSTSDDPSTQNHTITKES; from the exons ATGTTGGATTTTGGAGAGGGGCTGACTTTAGAGAATTTGAGTGTTCCATGGCTCATTTGGATTCAACTTTTGgtcttgcttcttcttcttgctcttCTCTTTGGCTTCTCCATCATTGCTTTAGATCCCTCTCACCACTCTATTGCTCCCACTGCCTCCACCattcagcaacaacaacaacaaccctcCAACTACCACTCCACCGCTGTCACCAACCGTCTTCAGACCACCCGG GAAAATGCAAGTATTAAAGGTGAGATAGTAAGCAATGGAAGCAGAGAAATTGTGAGAGAAGAGATTGCAGAGGGAGAATCTTCAACTTCGTCACTGTATTTTCTCCATCCTTGTTATTATTTCAACTTGGCCAAAAAAGCATTCCTCAAATGTCTTGGCCATGATTCTACATCTGATGATCCTTCAACACAAAATCATACCATAACTAAAGAAAGCTGA
- the LOC106759786 gene encoding shikimate kinase 1, chloroplastic-like, producing MDVKAARGLQLSAVVQHEKIGRRPRAGRLGMSPEPQRIRLFVSTRLSSTVTRRRTTALEVSSSYDNVSASILESGRVRSPLDEELILKNRSQEIQPYLNGRCIYLVGMMGSGKTTVGKIMSQVLGYSFCDSDTLVEEEVGGNSVADIFKHHGEPFFRNKETEVLRKLSLMRQLVISTGGGAVIRPINWKYMHKGVSVWLDVPVEALARRIAAVGTNSRPLLHYEAGDPYSRAFMRLSAIFEERGESYANANARVSLKNIAIKLGKRDVSELSPTDIAIEALDQIDNFLKGEGDSYAEC from the exons ATGGACGTGAAAGCTGCACGTGGGTTACAACTTTCAGCGGTGGTTCAGCATGAAAAGATTGGGAGAAGACCCAGAGCTGGTCGTTTGGGTATGTCTCCAGAACCGCAGAGGATTCGGCTTTTTGTTTCCACCAGGTTGTCTTCAACCGTGACGCGCCGCAGAACAACCGCGCTGGAGGTTTCTTCTTCTTACGACAACGTTTCAG CTTCAATATTGGAATCTGGACGTGTTCGTTCTCCTCTTGACGAAGAATTGATTCTAAAG AATAGATCGCAAGAGATCCAACCATATTTAAATGGACGCTGTATATATCTTGTTG GAATGATGGGCTCTGGGAAAACCACTGTGGGGAAGATAATGTCGCAAGTACTTGGTTATTCATTTTGTGACAG TGATACACTGGTGGAGGAGGAGGTTGGAGGAAACTCTGTAGCTGATATTTTCAAGCACCATGGTGAGCCTTTCTTTCGTAATAAGGAG ACTGAGGTATTGCGGAAGCTTTCCCTGATGCGTCAACTTGTTATTTCTACTGGTGGAGGTGCTGTTATAAGGCCCATTAATTG GAAATATATGCACAAGGGGGTTAGTGTTTGGTTGGACGTACCGGTGGAAGCCTTGGCACGGAGAATTGCCGCTGTAGGAACTAATTCTCGCCCCCTTCTACACTATGAAGCAGGGGATCCTTATTCACGG GCCTTTATGCGATTGTCTGCTATTTTTGAAGAGAGAGGCGAATCATACGCCAACGCCAATGCCAGGGTCTCGTTAAAAA ATATAGCAATAAAACTCGGAAAAAGAGATGTGTCGGAATTATCTCCAACTGATATTGCAATTGAG GCACTGGATCaaattgacaactttttgaaGGGAGAAGGTGACAGTTATGCAGAATGCTAA